CGCCGACCGGCCGCTGCTGCGGCCGTGGTCGAACGCGATCGTGAAGATGTACGAGTACGGCCGGACGACGGAGATCGAGGACGACGCCGAGCGCGCCGCGGCGGAGTTCGTCGCCTACCTGCGGGGGCTGGCCGCCGACCGCCGTCGCGCCCCGGGCGAGGACCTGCTCTCGCACCTGGTGGGCGTCCGGGACGCCGAGGGCGACCGGCTCACCGAGGACGAGCTGGTGACGACCTGCATCCTGCTGCTCAACGCCGGGCACGAAGCCACGGTCAACGTGAGCGGCAACGGCCTGCTGGCGCTGCTGGAGCATCCCGACCAGCTGCAGCGGCTGCGGAACGACCCGGCCCTGCTGCCGACGGCGATCGAGGAGCTGATGCGCTTCGACTCCCCGCTGCAGCTGTTCGAGCGCACCGCGACCGAGGACGTCGAGATCGGCGGCATCACGGTGGAGCGCGGCCAGAAGATCGCGGCCCTGCTCGGCTCGGCCAACCACGACCCGGCGGTGTTCGCCGAGCCGGAGACCCTCGATGTCGGCCGCACCGAGAACCCGCACATCTCTTTCGGCGCCGGCGTGCACTTCTGCATCGGCGCCCCGCTGGCCCGCGTCGAGCTGCAGGCGTCGTTCGGCGCGCTGCTGGAGCGGACGTCGCGGCTGGAGCTGGGCCGCCCCGCGCAGCGACGTCCGGAGTTCGTGATCCGCGGCCTGCGCGACCTGCCCGTCGTCCTCACCCCCTGACCGCGGCTCCCGCGTCCTCCCTCACCGTTCGGGGTCCTCCCTCACCGTCGACCGCGAGGTAGGACCCCCGACGATCAGGTCAGGCGGATTCACGGAGCGGTCGCAACACCCGTGGATTGATGGCCCGACAATAGTGGGCCGATGACCTCGTCGGGCTTGAGCCAGCCGAGGACCTTGCGGGGCCGGCCGTTGAGTGAGGCCGCGATGGCGGCGAGGTCTGCGGGACTGTGCACCGAGAGGTCGGTGCCCTTGGGCAGGTACTGGCGCAGCAGGCCGTTGGTGTTCTCGTTGGTGCCGCGCTGCCAGGGCGAGTGCGGATCGCAGAAGTAGATCGGCAGGTCGGCGGCGATGCTGATCTGCTTGTGGTTGCGCATTTCCAGGCCCTGGTCCCAGGCCAGCGAGCGGCGCAACTCCGCCGGAAGCCCGCCCATCGCGGCCACCACGGCGTCGTGGAAGGCGAGCAGGTCGTGCGGGCCGGGCAGGTGCAGCAGGATGGTGAACCGAGTCGAGCGCTCGACCAGGGTGCCCACCGCGGAGCGGTTGTTCTTGCCCATCAGGAAGTCGCCCTCCCAGTGCCCGGGCACGGCGCGGTCATCGGCGTCGCCCGGCCGCTCCCGGATGGAGATCTTGTCCGGGATACGGCGGTCGGGATCGGACCGACCGTCCACCCGCTTACGCGGCTTGCGCAGCGCCCGGCCGGTGCGCAGGTGCTTGGTCAGCTCCCGGCTCAGCTCCCCGCGGCCCTGGATGAACAGCGACCGGTAGATCGTCTCGTGGGAGACCTGCATCGCCTCATCGTCACCGAAGTCCAGCCGCAGCCGGGCCGCGATCGCCTGCGGTGACCACTTGTCCTCCAGCCAGGCCTGCACATGGTCGCGCAGCGGCAGGTGAGCGAGCTTGTGCCGCTTCGGGCGGCGCGCCCGCTGCTCGGCCGCGGCCTGCGCCGGCACGGCGCGATACGGCCTGCCCGGCGGACGGTTGCGGCGGATCTCCCGACTGATCGTGCCCGCATCACGATCAAGCCCCCGGGCGATGGCCCGCACCCCCTCCCCCCGCTCCAGCGCGCAGGCGATCTCCTCCCGCTCGGGCAGGCTCAGATACCGGCCCTTCGGCTCACTCA
The DNA window shown above is from Blastococcus colisei and carries:
- a CDS encoding IS30 family transposase, with translation MAETAELQHLRRAFWRGIRDGRATVAAAKQAGVSQARGFRWFRECGGVSPVELSEPKGRYLSLPEREEIACALERGEGVRAIARGLDRDAGTISREIRRNRPPGRPYRAVPAQAAAEQRARRPKRHKLAHLPLRDHVQAWLEDKWSPQAIAARLRLDFGDDEAMQVSHETIYRSLFIQGRGELSRELTKHLRTGRALRKPRKRVDGRSDPDRRIPDKISIRERPGDADDRAVPGHWEGDFLMGKNNRSAVGTLVERSTRFTILLHLPGPHDLLAFHDAVVAAMGGLPAELRRSLAWDQGLEMRNHKQISIAADLPIYFCDPHSPWQRGTNENTNGLLRQYLPKGTDLSVHSPADLAAIAASLNGRPRKVLGWLKPDEVIGPLLSGHQSTGVATAP
- a CDS encoding cytochrome P450; this encodes MTAVPLDLADPAVVADPYPSFARARAVAPVQWHAGLGLWLAFTHAESNAVLRDRRLGRIWADKQPAERFESFNLIHRNAILEMEPPDHTRLRRLISAAFARGHVERLRPWVEDLARSLVDGLVDRSAGSEPVDVLTGMAEELPVAVIAELLGVPDADRPLLRPWSNAIVKMYEYGRTTEIEDDAERAAAEFVAYLRGLAADRRRAPGEDLLSHLVGVRDAEGDRLTEDELVTTCILLLNAGHEATVNVSGNGLLALLEHPDQLQRLRNDPALLPTAIEELMRFDSPLQLFERTATEDVEIGGITVERGQKIAALLGSANHDPAVFAEPETLDVGRTENPHISFGAGVHFCIGAPLARVELQASFGALLERTSRLELGRPAQRRPEFVIRGLRDLPVVLTP